A single genomic interval of Pyrus communis chromosome 5, drPyrComm1.1, whole genome shotgun sequence harbors:
- the LOC137733120 gene encoding UDP-glucuronate 4-epimerase 4-like gives MDKPRFRLRCSITKLIFFWIAILLTILFFFHRTPSSDPNRRVLPSLPAWENVVVRSARPLANSTTGHSVLVTGAAGFVGTHVALALKKRGDGVVGIDNFNKYYDPTLKRRRADLLRRHGIFVLEADINDSEKLVKLFRSVKFTHIVHLAAQAGVRYALRNPASYVHSNIAGFVNLLEACKTANPQPSIIWASSSSVYGLNSKVPFSETHRTDQPASLYAATKKAGEEIAHAYNHIYGLSITGLRFFTVYGPWGRPDMMYYSFTRDMLRGKPIVVFEGPGHKSVARDFTYIDDVVKGLLAAVDTAEKSTGSGGKVERPAQLRVFNLGNTLPVPVNEVVGILERLLGVEAKKVVVPMPRNGDVLFTHANVSLARRELGYVPTTDLKTGLRKFVDWYLDYYSESNWKSAW, from the coding sequence ATGGACAAACCCAGATTCCGCCTCCGCTGCTCCATCACCAAGCTCATCTTCTTCTGGATCGCAATCCTCCTCAccatcctcttcttcttccaccgAACCCCTTCTTCCGATCCCAACCGCCGCGTCCTCCCCAGCCTCCCCGCCTGGGAAAACGTCGTCGTCCGGTCCGCCAGGCCTCTCGCCAACTCCACCACTGGCCACTCCGTTCTCGTCACCGGCGCCGCTGGATTCGTCGGGACCCACGTCGCCCTCGCGCTCAAAAAGCGAGGAGACGGCGTCGTGGGGATCGACAACTTCAACAAGTACTACGACCCGACGCTGAAACGCCGCCGTGCTGATCTCCTCCGCCGCCATGGGATCTTCGTACTGGAAGCCGACATCAACGATTCGGAAAAACTCGTGAAGCTTTTCCGGTCGGTGAAATTCACCCACATCGTCCACCTGGCCGCCCAGGCCGGCGTTCGATACGCTCTTAGAAACCCAGCCTCGTACGTCCACAGCAACATCGCCGGATTCGTGAATCTCCTCGAAGCCTGCAAAACAGCCAACCCACAGCCGTCGATCATCTGGGCGTCGTCGAGCTCCGTGTACGGCCTCAATTCAAAAGTTCCCTTTTCCGAAACGCACCGTACGGACCAACCGGCGAGTTTATACGCGGCGACAAAGAAAGCAGGGGAAGAAATAGCACACGCGTACAATCACATATATGGGCTTTCAATTACTGGGCTGAGGTTTTTCACGGTTTATGGGCCTTGGGGTAGGCCCGATATGATGTACTATTCGTTTACTAGAGACATGTTGAGAGGGAAGCCCATTGTGGTTTTCGAGGGCCCAGGCCACAAGTCCGTGGCCCGGGACTTCACGTACATCGACGATGTCGTAAAGGGTTTGTTGGCGGCGGTGGACACGGCGGAGAAGAGCACCGGGAGCGGGGGAAAGGTGGAGAGGCCGGCACAGCTTAGGGTTTTCAATCTCGGGAACACGTTGCCGGTGCCGGTTAATGAGGTTGTGGGAATTTTGGAGAGATTGCTTGGGGTGGAGGCAAAGAAGGTAGTGGTGCCGATGCCGAGAAATGGGGACGTTTTGTTTACTCATGCTAATGTAAGCTTGGCAAGGAGGGAGCTTGGTTATGTGCCCACCACGGATTTGAAGACAGGGTTGAGGAAATTTGTGGATTGGTATCTTGATTATTATTCGGAGTCCAATTGGAAAAGTGCTTGgtaa
- the LOC137733746 gene encoding small ribosomal subunit protein uS10y, protein MAYAAMKPTKPGLEESQEQIHKIRITLSSKNVKNLEKVCTDLVRGAKDKRLRVKGPVRMPTKVLNITTRKSPCGEGTNTWDRFELRVHKRVIDLFSSPDVVKQITSITIEPGVEVEVTIADS, encoded by the exons ATGGCGTACGCAGCGATGAAGCCCACCAAACCAGGTCTTGAGGAGTCTCAGGAGCAGATCCACAAGATCAGGATTACTCTTTCTTCTAAGAACGTCAAGAACCTCGAGAAAG TATGCACTGATCTGGTTCGTGGTGCCAAGGACAAGCGCCTCAGGGTGAAGGGACCCGTGAGGATGCCAACCAAGGTTCTGAACATCACCACCAGGAAGTCCCCTTGTGGTGAAG GTACCAACACATGGGATAGATTTGAGTTGCGTGTCCACAAGAGGGTTATCGACCTGTTCAGCTCACCAGATGTTGTCAAGCAAATTACTTCCATTACTATTGAACCTGGTGTTGAGGTGGAGGTTACAATCGCCGACTCTTAA